A genomic stretch from Buchnera aphidicola (Brevicoryne brassicae) includes:
- a CDS encoding outer membrane protein assembly factor BamD, which produces MKKNYKMIFIFIIICVNLTVHCKSSNDYLFITTDILYKYSKKKLKEKKFDEAINILEKIKNDSIVNFNNDKIQINLIYAYYKNFNFNMAQKTVQEFIYFHPNHPNIDYVLYMQSLISLAMDKNTFFKILPIEYYKSDPIHAINAFFQLQNLIYHYPKSLYIINAKKNIISIKKRLSEHDFKILKFYFSHKKYISVINRGTEIIQKYPETQAARKTLIYMEKSFFALNILDTAKKISKIISLNSL; this is translated from the coding sequence ATGAAAAAAAACTACAAAATGATATTTATTTTTATAATTATATGTGTAAATTTAACAGTACATTGTAAATCTTCAAATGATTATCTTTTTATAACAACAGATATACTTTATAAATACTCGAAAAAAAAACTAAAAGAAAAAAAATTTGATGAAGCGATAAATATATTAGAAAAAATTAAAAATGATAGTATTGTTAATTTTAATAATGATAAAATTCAAATAAACCTAATTTATGCTTATTATAAAAATTTCAATTTTAATATGGCACAAAAAACTGTACAAGAATTTATATATTTTCATCCCAACCATCCAAATATAGATTATGTTTTATATATGCAATCTTTAATTAGTTTAGCTATGGATAAAAATACATTTTTTAAAATTTTACCTATAGAGTATTATAAAAGTGACCCTATTCATGCAATCAATGCATTTTTTCAATTACAAAATCTAATTTATCATTATCCTAAAAGTCTATATATCATAAATGCTAAAAAAAATATAATATCAATAAAAAAGCGTTTATCAGAACATGATTTTAAAATTTTAAAATTTTATTTTTCACACAAAAAATACATATCTGTTATAAATAGAGGAACAGAAATAATTCAAAAATATCCAGAAACACAAGCTGCCCGCAAAACACTTATATATATGGAAAAATCTTTTTTTGCTCTAAATATTTTAGATACTGCTAAAAAAATATCAAAAATAATATCCTTAAACTCTCTTTAA